A portion of the Glycine max cultivar Williams 82 chromosome 10, Glycine_max_v4.0, whole genome shotgun sequence genome contains these proteins:
- the LOC100783645 gene encoding NAC domain-containing protein 21/22, whose product MGLRDIGASLPPGFRFYPSDEELVLHYLYKKITNEEVLKGTLMEIDLHTCEPWQLPEVAKLNANEWYFFSFRDRKYATGFRTNRATTSGYWKATGKDRTVFDPATREVVGMRKTLVFYRNRAPNGIKTGWIMHEFRLETPHLPPKEDWVLCRVFHKGKADNSAKLIMYESTVPSLTLASSSPTNQNTTPSIGYNQFLAPFSSSMATHHHNHNHHIPNQSQNNNNNSLMGLLQFSRETNTNNSSTVTQISPKCDDNNGYGFLWDMDLEENSFNDGVASNLDGMRFFELDNNNSVVLL is encoded by the exons ATGGGTCTTAGAGACATTGGTGCTTCACTGCCCCCAGGGTTTCGGTTTTACCCGAGTGATGAGGAGTTGGTCCTTCATTACCTTTACAAAAAGATCACTAATGAGGAAGTTCTGAAGGGTACCTTGATGGAAATTGACTTGCACACGTGCGAGCCATGGCAACTCCCAg AGGTGGCTAAGCTCAATGCAAACGAATGGTACTTCTTCAGCTTCCGTGACCGTAAATATGCAACCGGCTTTCGAACCAATCGCGCGACGACATCTGGCTACTGGAAAGCAACGGGGAAGGATCGTACGGTGTTTGACCCTGCCACGCGTGAGGTTGTAGGGATGAGGAAGACATTGGTGTTCTACAGGAACAGGGCTCCAAATGGCATCAAAACGGGTTGGATCATGCATGAGTTTCGCTTGGAGACGCCACATTTGCCACCTAAG GAGGACTGGGTTTTGTGTAGAGTGTTTCACAAGGGCAAAGCAGACAACAGTGCCAAACTCATCATGTACGAGAGCACAGTTCCATCCCTAACTTTGGCTTCGTCATCTCCAACCAACCAAAACACCACACCATCAATTGGGTATAACCAATTTCTTGCCCCATTCTCTTCCTCAATGGCAACCCATCATCACAATCACAATCATCATATTCCAAACCAaagccaaaacaacaacaacaactcctTGATGGGTCTCCTTCAGTTCTCTAGGGAAACAAACACCAACAACTCTAGCACCGTTACTCAAATTAGTCCCAAATGTGATGATAATAATGGATATGGGTTCTTATGGGACATGGACCTCGAAGAAAATAGCTTCAATGATGGCGTGGCATCAAACTTGGATGGAATGAGATTCTTCGAgcttgataataataatagtgtGGTCTtgttatga
- the LOC100784179 gene encoding probable methyltransferase PMT3: MGRGKADGKPRKRLVTTVLLLAIVGALFYLYSRKNGSSSIEHGSKSVKFGDDSAIPKTIPVCDDRLSELIPCLDRNFIYQTRLKLDLTLMEHYERHCPMPERRYNCLIPPPPGYKIPIKWPKSRDQVWRANIPHTHLATEKSDQRWMVVKGEKIGFPGGGTHFHYGAGKYIASIANMLNFPNNVINNEGRLRNVFDVGCGVASFGGYLLSSDVIAMSLAPNDVHENQIQFALERGIPAYLGVLGTLRLPYPSRSFELAHCSRCRIDWLQRDGILLLELDRILRPGGYFAYSSPEAYAQDEEDQRIWKEMSALVGRMCWKIASKRNQTVIWVKPLTNDCYLKREPDTRPPLCSPNDDPDAVWGVKMKACISRYSDQMHRAKGAGLAPWPARLTTPPPRLADFNYSTEMFEKDTEYWQQEVTNYWKMLGNKIKPDTIRNVMDMKANLGSFAAALKDKDVWVMNVVPENGANTLKIIYDRGLLGTVHNWCEAFSTYPRTYDLLHAWTIFSDIIEKECSPEDLLIEMDRILRPKGFIIVHDKRSVVLSIKKFLPALHWVAVVTSNVEQDSNQGKDDAVLIIQKKMWLTSESIRISE; the protein is encoded by the exons ATGGGGAGAGGGAAAGCAGATGGGAAACCGAGAAAGCGGTTGGTCACAACTGTGTTACTTTTAGCGATTGTTGGTGCTTTATTTTACCTGTATTCTAGGAAAAATGGTTCATCTTCTATTGAGCATGGTAGCAAATCTGTAAAATTTGGAGATGACAGTGCTATACCAAAGACCATTCCA gtcTGTGATGATCGTCTATCGGAGCTGATTCCATGTCTAGACAGAAATTTCATATACCAAACAAGATTGAAGCTTGATCTGACTTTAATGGAGCACTACGAACGGCACTGCCCAATGCCTGAGCGGCGCTATAATTGTTTGATTCCCCCTCCTCCAGGGTACAAG ATTCCAATCAAGTGGCCCAAAAGCAGAGATCAGGTATGGAGGGCAAATATACCTCATACCCATCTTGCAACTGAGAAATCTGACCAGAGATGGATGGTTGTAAAAGGTGAAAAGATAGGTTTTCCTGGTGGAGGAACCCACTTCCATTATGGCGCTGGCAAGTATATTGCATCAATTGCCAAT ATGCTCAACTTTCCAAACAATGTGATTAACAATGAAGGAAGACTTCGCAATGTTTTTGATGTTGGCTGTGGTGTTGCAAGCTTTGGAGGATATCTTCTTTCTTCTGATGTAATAGCAATGTCATTAGCACCAAATGATGTTCATGAAAACCAAATACAgtttgctttagaaagaggaATTCCGGCATATCTTGGTGTCTTGGGGACACTAAGACTCCCTTACCCTAGTAGATCTTTTGAACTTGCCCATTGTTCTCGCTGTAGAATTGATTGGCTTCAGAGAGATGGCATACTTCTTCTTGAGCTAGATAGGATACTCAGGCCGGGAGGCTACTTTGCCTACTCATCTCCTGAAGCCTATGCTCAGGATGAAGAGGATCAGAGAATATGGAAAGAAATGAGTGCTCTTGTAGGGAGGATGTGTTGGAAAATAGCTTCTAAGAGGAACCAGACTGTCATATGGGTCAAGCCTCTTACAAATGACTGTTACTTGAAAAGAGAGCCTGATACTCGCCCTCCGCTCTGCAGTCCTAATGATGATCCTGATGCTGTTTGGGGAGTTAAAATGAAAGCTTGCATCTCACGCTACTCTGATC AGATGCACAGAGCAAAAGGAGCTGGTTTGGCTCCTTGGCCAGCTCGATTGACCACTCCACCTCCTCGTCTTGCTGACTTTAACTATTCCACTGAAATGTTTGAAAAGGACAcg GAATATTGGCAACAAGAAGTTACTAATTACTGGAAAATGCTAGGCAATAAAATTAAGCCTGACACAATTCGGAATGTGATGGACATGAAAGCAAACTTGGGTTCATTTGCAGCTGCTTTGAAGGACAAAGATGTTTGGGTTATGAATGTGGTGCCAGAAAATGGGGCAAACACTCTCAAGATCATATATGACAGAGGGCTGTTAGGAACAGTTCACAACTG GTGTGAAGCATTTTCGACCTACCCTCGTACTTATGATCTGCTCCATGCATGGACTATATTTTCTGATATTATTGAGAAGGAGTGCAGTCCAGAGGATTTATTGATTGAGATGGATAGAATCCTGAGGCCGAAAGGTTTCATCATTGTCCATGATAAGCGATCGGTGGTGTTGTCTATAAAGAAGTTCTTGCCAGCATTGCACTGGGTTGCAGTGGTCACATCTAATGTAGAGCAAGATTCAAACCAAGGCAAAGATGATGCAGTGTTGATAATTCAGAAGAAGATGTGGCTGACAAGTGAGAGCATCCGCATTTCAGAATAA